From the Ferroacidibacillus organovorans genome, the window TTGGCCAACGAAACTGGAAATGAGATGGTTTGAACCTACCAATACCCAATTATTGGGGACAACTGCATAACTCATGGCAGAATCAATCCACGTATGATGGCAAATATCGATTTCTGTATGTCTCATCAAAACGGTAGACTCTGTGAGATTGAAGGCAAACGAACGCCCCTGTACGCATGGCGAATTAATATGTAGCAGAGGATGGGGGTATTTATTTGGAAAATGAACTACACATCCATGAGATTGCGCAATGGAATACAAAAGATCTGAACATGCTCTGTTCCTTGTTGATTTCCGTTGTAGCCGATGGAGCATCCATCGGTTTTTTACCGCCGCTGAATGACGCGGATGCAAAATTGTATTGGGAACACCTCCTCGAACCAAGTGTTCGCCTGTGGGCGGCCGATTACGATGGTGAAATCGTAGGTACGGTGCAATTGCAGCTGACCATGAAGAAAAACGGTGCACACAGGGCAGAGATCGCCAAGTTGATGGTTCATCCGCAGCGTAGGAGACTGGGAATTGCAAGGCAGTTGATGGATGTGGCGGAGCGAGCGGCAGTGGAGGCGGAGCGGTCATTGCTTGTTCTGGATACTCGTGCGGGGGACCCGTCCAATACATTATATCGCTCACTGGGGTTTGTGGAGGCCGGACGAATTCCACAGTATGCTCGATCAGCGGATGGGCAGTTCGACGAGACGGTCATCTATTACAAATTGATCGCAGGTTCCCGAGAGTCAGACTTTGACCTGAATCATTCTACACGTTCAGGAACGCTCCATCACGTCGAAATCAACGTTTCGAATCTCCAAAGGTCAGCCGAATTTTGGGGTTGGCTGTTGGAATATCTCGGCTATGTACCCTACCAGACTTGGGTTGAAGGGCGGAGTTGGTGCAAGGGAGTGACGTATATCGTACTGGTGCAGACAGAGTCTGACTACTTGGAACCTCGCTATCACCGAAAGCGCACGGGATTGAACCATCTTGCTTTCCACGCAGCATCCCGTCAGCGGGTGGACGAGTTGGCTGATTTATTGAGGACCAGGGGTACCCATGTCTTGTATGAAGACAGACACCCGTATGCGGGTGGGGAGGAACACTACGCAGTGTTCT encodes:
- a CDS encoding VOC family protein, translating into MNHSTRSGTLHHVEINVSNLQRSAEFWGWLLEYLGYVPYQTWVEGRSWCKGVTYIVLVQTESDYLEPRYHRKRTGLNHLAFHAASRQRVDELADLLRTRGTHVLYEDRHPYAGGEEHYAVFFEDPDRLKVEVVAP